CTCTTCGACTCCGAACCCGTCGCGCGCGATCTTGTGGGCGAAATCCGGGCAGAGAAGAAGCAGGATTTCCCCTTCTCTCTGCGGCACCAGGACCTTGTTGTTGCCCACCCAGTCGATGGAGTGGGCGAGAACGAGGAGCAACTCCTCGCCGCTTTCCGCGAAGACGTCCGCGATGTCCTGCGTCCCCGTGGCGCAGTGGAGCGTCACGACGCTGTCCTCCGGACGGAAGCCCCGCCTCACGTGGAAGGGTGCCCACGGGCTTTTCTCTTCCCATTCGCCGAAGCACAGCGAAATCCTTCCGGGCTGCCCGAACGTGGATTTGCTCACCGCTCCCGGCACGGCCCCGCCCACGTTCCGGAGCACGAGCCGCAAAGCCCGTCCGATCGTCGCGTTCGCGCGACCGGCCGTCCCGAGGCAACTGTAGCCGCACTCCACGCCGATTTCCCTCCGGACGGGCCCGTTCACGAGCACGGCCGGCGTGGCCGAGCACGTCGTCGTGGCGAGCGCGTAGAGGTTGAAGCGCGGGTCGCAGGCTGCCTCGACGGCGGCCACGACGACGGGAAAGTACTCCGGCAGGCAGCCGGCCATGACGGCGTTGACGGCGATCTTCTCGAGCGTCGCCACCCCGCGGCGCGGCTCGACGATGCCCACGACGGTATCCGGCGTTCCCGGCACGTACTCGAGCATCGCCTGCACGCGCTCCGCGGTGGGCGGAACGAGCGGTAGGCCGTCGCCCCAACCCCGGGCTTCGGCGAACGCGAGGAACTCTTCCGGATCGTCCGGGACCTCGTGGAGAGGCGACTCGAGCACCCCGCGCGTCACGCCGCTCCTCCTAGAAGTCCACCGACAGCAGTCGCTCGATTTCCGCGAGCGACCCGACTGCGATGCGCTCGATCTCCTCGGTGGGCCTGGGCTCGAAGGGATGGGGAAGGACGAGCATGCGCAGGCAGGGGAAACCGCGAGCCTCCGCCGCGAGCTTCGCGAGGTTGGCGAACGCCTCCGTGACGACGACGACCGCGGGGACGCCCGCCGCCTCGCACTCGATCGTGTCGTGGACACTCCACGACGTGCACGACCCTCACGTGCCGAGGCCGACGACGGCCGCGTCGACCGCGCGCACGAACCCCGCGACTTTCCTGCGTTCTTCTTCCGTCGTGCCGACCCGGATCCCGGGGTCGAAAACACGGATGTCCCGGACGTTCCACCGGCGCGGGGCTTCGCGGCGGAGAACTTCCGAGAAGATCTGGAAGGACCGCCACGTCGCGTCTCGCCGGATCCCGAGGACCTTTCCCCCGAGCTTCCCCACACCGGGGGCGAGTCGTTTCGCGGGTGGTGCCGGCGGACTCGTGGGATCGAGCACCCTCACGGTTCGCGTCGCCATGGCGCCGAGCATAGCGCATCTGGGAGCGAGAAAGGAAGCCGCTTCTCGTTTCGCCGGAGCCGTGCTATGGCCTTCCGCCGTATGCGTGCCCTGGTTTTCCACGCCCCGCACGACGTGAGGGTGGAGACGGTGAAGGATCCCGAACTCCGCGATCCGAACGGCGCCATCGTTCGGATCACGCGGTCTTCGATCTGCGGTTCGGACCTCCACCTCTACCACGGGAGCGTCCCGGCCATGCCCGGGACCGTCATGGGGCACGAAGGCGTGGGCGTCGTCGAGGACGTGGGAAAAGACGTCCGCAGGTTCCGCAAGGGCCAGCGGGTGCTCGTCCCGGCCGTGCTCGGATGCGGCGAGTGCGAACCCTGCCGCCGGCACTACCCCGTGGGGTGTCTCGTCCTGCCCGTGAAGATTCCGGGAATTTCGCTCGAGCTCGGGGGCGCGCAAGCCGAAGCCATGTACGTGCCCGCGGCGGACGCCAATCTCCGGGAAATTCCGCCGGAGCTCGGCGACGAGCAGGTGCTTTTTCTTACCGACATCCTGCCCACGGGCTACACGGCCGCCCGCAACGCCGGCATCGCGCCGGGCGATACCGTCGTCGTCCTCGGTTCGGGCCCCGTGGGTCTCTGCGCC
This Candidatus Binatia bacterium DNA region includes the following protein-coding sequences:
- a CDS encoding alcohol dehydrogenase; translation: MAFRRMRALVFHAPHDVRVETVKDPELRDPNGAIVRITRSSICGSDLHLYHGSVPAMPGTVMGHEGVGVVEDVGKDVRRFRKGQRVLVPAVLGCGECEPCRRHYPVGCLVLPVKIPGISLELGGAQAEAMYVPAADANLREIPPELGDEQVLFLTDILPTGYTAARNAGIAPGDTVVVLGSGPVGLCAIEAAGLFGAARIFAVDLVPERLEKAREFGAEPIDARVQDPRTAVLEATEGRGADAVIEAVGSRDTFRLAIELARVGGVVSAVGVLFEEAFPFPMGTALLKDLTFRVGLVDIPSSLPRLFPLVRSRRLDPTRLLTHRMSLDEAPEAYRLFAERRDGCLKIVLQG